One Spiroplasma endosymbiont of Nebria brevicollis DNA window includes the following coding sequences:
- a CDS encoding Mbov_0401 family ICE element transposase-like protein, translating into MTLINNEYDYDSLDIKYTNLKIKEYEQDLLNYDYNYFKTYDKNKYKLIQRRVKLIINPFGKSYLPLRIYKNLETNENICPVKNFIKILKYKNCTNRLLNFILKQIHKGKRQCDIKDMLPDCPISNQTISNIIKNSKFTIQPLKEKIKVLDNQKLHIDIDDCYEFLRNDYGIIEKHCIRIFNFYTHKINIGKNRNQLLNKTTAFLLYKTGNSNNITQDKVYNFVFETINNNYDIKINSLKDLESQNLNLIIAGDGALSIRAMAKLLGGYYILDKFHAFSYLWKSFVGKRGKKKESTDWTKYIDSSASFKNGNYNQFINILENNVDEKTFNYFKNNTQGIINQGADWNIGCYAESTVFHLVKSLKGNGAKSYNSKTFINMLNARVAYFNKQNISF; encoded by the coding sequence ATGACTTTAATTAATAATGAATATGATTATGATAGTTTAGATATTAAATATACAAATTTAAAAATAAAAGAATATGAACAAGATTTATTAAATTATGATTATAATTATTTTAAAACTTATGATAAAAATAAATATAAATTAATACAAAGAAGAGTAAAATTAATTATTAATCCTTTTGGAAAATCTTATCTTCCATTAAGAATATATAAAAATTTAGAAACTAATGAAAATATATGTCCAGTAAAAAATTTTATTAAAATTCTAAAATATAAAAATTGTACTAATCGTTTATTAAATTTTATATTAAAACAAATACATAAAGGTAAAAGACAATGTGATATTAAAGATATGTTACCCGATTGTCCTATTTCAAATCAAACTATTAGTAATATAATAAAAAATAGTAAATTTACTATTCAACCTTTAAAAGAAAAAATTAAAGTATTAGATAATCAAAAACTTCATATTGATATTGATGATTGTTATGAATTTTTAAGAAATGATTATGGAATAATAGAAAAACATTGTATTAGAATTTTTAATTTTTATACTCATAAAATTAATATTGGTAAAAATAGAAATCAATTATTAAATAAAACTACTGCTTTTTTATTATATAAAACTGGTAATAGTAATAATATAACACAAGATAAAGTATATAATTTTGTTTTTGAAACTATTAATAATAATTATGATATTAAAATAAATAGTTTAAAAGATTTAGAATCTCAAAATCTTAATTTAATAATTGCAGGTGATGGTGCATTATCAATAAGAGCAATGGCTAAATTATTAGGTGGTTATTATATATTAGATAAATTTCATGCTTTTAGTTATCTTTGAAAATCATTTGTTGGTAAAAGGGGAAAGAAAAAAGAATCTACTGATTGAACTAAGTATATAGATTCATCTGCTTCTTTTAAAAACGGTAATTATAATCAATTTATTAATATTTTAGAAAATAATGTTGATGAAAAAACATTTAATTATTTTAAAAATAATACTCAAGGTATTATTAATCAAGGAGCAGATTGAAATATTGGTTGTTATGCTGAAAGTACTGTTTTTCATTTAGTAAAGTCATTAAAAGGAAATGGTGCAAAATCATATAATTCTAAAACATTTATTAATATGTTAAATGCAAGAGTAGCATATTTTAATAAACAAAATATTAGTTTTTAG
- a CDS encoding Mbov_0401 family ICE element transposase-like protein — MNRMTICRIFKKYVIVIQNISKIKLEPNQPIYISIDDGHRKFWEYKRKINQYSMRLLVFYTDNINHTLVNKRASVIIRPNKTVLGAKKTADFILEQGKHFFENFDQAQVIICGDSAGWIKKTAEHLNAKFILDKFHLIKVLYLGIIVGNKGKYYQEYNTCRNYIENGEYDELLDYLKTLKHKKLKKKYFLNNKEGITNQSCKENIGCFAESNVWHILKSMLGNRTYNIETYKQMIIFKCQEINLKP, encoded by the coding sequence GTGAATCGTATGACTATTTGTCGCATATTTAAAAAATATGTAATTGTCATACAAAATATTAGTAAAATTAAACTAGAACCAAACCAACCTATTTATATTAGTATTGATGATGGTCATCGAAAATTTTGAGAATATAAGCGGAAAATTAATCAATATTCCATGCGATTACTAGTATTTTATACAGATAATATTAATCATACATTAGTTAATAAGAGAGCAAGTGTCATCATAAGGCCAAATAAAACTGTGCTTGGTGCTAAAAAAACTGCTGACTTTATTTTAGAACAAGGAAAACATTTTTTTGAAAATTTTGACCAAGCACAAGTAATTATTTGTGGTGATAGTGCTGGTTGAATTAAAAAAACTGCTGAACATCTTAATGCTAAATTTATTTTAGATAAATTTCATTTAATTAAAGTATTATATCTTGGCATTATTGTTGGTAATAAAGGCAAGTATTATCAAGAATATAATACTTGTAGAAATTACATTGAAAATGGTGAATATGATGAATTACTTGATTATCTTAAAACTTTAAAACATAAAAAACTAAAGAAAAAATACTTTCTTAATAATAAAGAAGGCATTACTAATCAATCTTGTAAAGAAAATATTGGTTGTTTTGCTGAAAGTAATGTTTGACATATTTTAAAATCAATGCTTGGTAATCGCACTTATAATATTGAAACATATAAGCAAATGATTATCTTTAAATGTCAAGAAATTAATTTAAAACCATAA